Proteins from one Phocoena phocoena chromosome 7, mPhoPho1.1, whole genome shotgun sequence genomic window:
- the C7H2orf69 gene encoding mitochondrial protein C2orf69 homolog has product MWGFGLLRSPPLLLLLPQLGIGVAAFSSQAGTMNLGGSSSRSGALGSPSAERCRQQCVQLSAVPGADPQRGNELVLLAAAAAAAGEGPERRDLPGDLAKEEPQPPPQHHVLYFPGDVQNYHEIMTRHPENYQWENWSLENVATILAHRFPNSYIWVIKCSRMHLHKFSCYDNFVKSNMFGAPEHNTDFGAFKHLYTLLVNAFNLSQKSLLPKKNVKDLNKDAKASNCRSSSSHTTNGCRGEKERTCEKFVESAMSFYPPSLNGASFTLIGFSKGCVVLNQLLFELKEAKKDKNIDAFIKSIKTMYWLDGGHSGGSNTWITYPEVLKEFAQTGIIVHTHVTPYQVHDPMRSWIGKEHKKFVQILGDFGMQVTSQIHFANEAPSIENHFRVHEVF; this is encoded by the exons ATGTGGGGGTTCGGGCTCCTGCGGTCGCCGCCGCTGCTTCTCCTGCTACCGCAGCTCGGAATCGGAGTCGCAGCGTTCAGCTCTCAGGCCGGAACCATGAACctgggcggcagcagcagccgcaGCGGCGCTCTCGGCTCCCCGTCAGCCGAGCGGTGCAGGCAGCAGTGCGTGCAGCTGTCCGCGGTGCCGGGAGCCGACCCGCAGCGAGGCAACGAGTTGGTCctgctggcggcggcggcggcggccgctgGGGAGGGACCGGAACGGCGGGACCTCCCTGGGGACCTGGCGAAGGAGGAGCCGCAACCACCGCCCCAGCATCACGTACTCTATTTCCCCGGGGATGTGCAG AATTACCATGAAATTATGACTCGTCATCCTGAGAATTATCAGTGGGAAAACTGGAGTCTAGAAAATGTTGCCACCATTTTAGCCCACCGGTTCCCCAATAGTTATATTTGGGTGATAAAGTGTTCCCGAATGCATTTGCACAAATTCAGCTGCTATGACAATTTTGTGAAAAGCAATATGTTTGGTGCTCCAGAACACAATACTGACTTTGGAGCTTTTAAGCACCTTTATACGTTATTAGTTAATGCTTTTAACTTAAGTCAGAAGAGTTTGCTACCAAAGAAGAATGTGAAAGATTTGAATAAGGACGCCAAAGCATCTAATTGTAGATCCAGTTCTTCTCATACTACTAATGGTTGCcggggagaaaaagagaggacctGTGAAAAATTTGTTGAGTCTGCCATGAGTTTTTATCCACCATCACTAAATGGTGCTTCTTTTACTTTGATTGGATTCAGTAAAGGTTGTGTTGTTTTGAATCAGTTGCTTTTTGAATTGAAAGAAGCCAAGAAAGACAAGAACATTGATGCTTTTATCAAAAGCATAAAAACAATGTACTGGCTGGATGGCGGTCATTCTGGGGGAAGCAATACTTGGATTACTTATCCAGAAGTCTTGAAAGAATTTGCACAAACAGGGATTATTGTTCACACCCATGTAACACCTTACCAAGTACATGATCCAATGAGATCTTGGATTGGAAAGGAGCACAAGAAATTTGTTCAGATACTTGGAGATTTTGGTATGCAGGTGACTAGCCAAATTCATTTTGCAAACGAAGCTCCTTCCATAGAGAATCACTTCAGGGTTCATGAAGTATTTTGA